A region of Ornithorhynchus anatinus isolate Pmale09 chromosome 5, mOrnAna1.pri.v4, whole genome shotgun sequence DNA encodes the following proteins:
- the LETM2 gene encoding LETM1 domain-containing protein LETM2, mitochondrial isoform X4: protein MTLFSCSVLFAMARSRGPHLLVLPRCFAFSPSIAFFQPADSHLNQTCLKNSGSKKLLHIFQLSNRLPHFQTKTIRKLHTSTCWLQELPNKPPPNQTTEKLEKKSAKPPTGKGQVTQEAKRSLSRKMRDELMHYYNGFHLLWTDTKVAARMVWRLLHGQVLTRRERRRVGNLSM from the exons ATGACCCTTTTCAGCTGCAGTGTACTTTTTGCAATGGCCAGATCAAG AGGGCCTCACCTTCTCGTCCTGCCTAGATGCTTCGCATTTTCCCCATCCATTGCATTCTTCCAACCTGCGGATTCTCATTTAAATCAAACCTGTTTGAAGAACTCTGGAAGCAAGAAACTACTACACATTTTTCAGCTAAGCAACAGGCTACCTCATTTCCAAACTAAAACAATAAGAAAGCTACACACATCCACATGCTGGCTTCAAGAGCTCCCAAACAAACCTCCTCCTAACCAAACCACAGAAAAGCTAGAGAAAAAAAGTGCCAAGCCcccaacaggcaaggggcaggtgACGCAGGAGGCTAAGAGGTCTTTGAGCCGTAAAATGCGGGATGAACTCATGCATTATTACAATGGATTCCACTTGCTTTGGACTGACACCAAAGTTGCTGCCAGAATGGTTTGGAGGCTGTTACACGGGCAGGTGCTCACCAGACGAGAGAGGCGAAGGGTAGGCAACCTAAGTATGTAA